Proteins from one Brevibacillus humidisoli genomic window:
- the rpoB gene encoding DNA-directed RNA polymerase subunit beta, translated as MAGKLIQSGRHRQRRTYSRINEVLDLPNLIEIQQKSYQWFLDEGLREMFQDISPIQDFTGNLVLEFIDYSLGEPKYDVDESKERDVTYAAPLRVKVRLLNKETGEVKEQEVFMGDFPLMTDTGTFIINGAERVIVSQLVRSPSVYYNTKVDKNGKQTFTATVIPNRGAWLELETDAKDIIYVRIDRTRKIPVTVLLRALGFSSDVEILNLLGEDEYIKNTLEKDNTDSTEKALIEIYERLRPGEPPTTENAKSLLVSRFFDPKRYDLASVGRYKMNKKLHIKNRLYNQRLAESLIDPATGEIIAEAGQIIDRRLLDRILPLLEERVGYLEVRTHGGVLEEETIRLQSIDIFSPVEDGKVIKVIGNGNVEKSVKHITPADIVASINYFINLLHHIGNTDDIDHLGNRRLRSVGELLQNQFRIGLSRMERVVRERMSIQDQNQITPQALINIRPVIAAIKEFFGSSQLSQFMDQTNPLAELTHKRRLSALGPGGLTRERAGFEVRDVHHSHYGRMCPIETPEGPNIGLINSLSSYARINDYGFIETPRRKVDPETGKVLDEIVYLTADEEDVFNVAQANQPLTDDGHFVNEQVICRRRGEILTVPRDKVDFMDVSPKQVVSVATALIPFLENDDANRALMGSNMQRQAVPLLVPQAPFVGTGMEHKAAKDSGVAIVAKWPGQVERVTARDIWIRRYKEIDGKKVAGDLDKYRMQKFIRSNQGTCVNQRPIVQTGDWIEAGDIIADGPSTEKGELALGRNVIVAFMTWEGYNYEDAILLSEKLVKDDVYTSIHIEEYESEARDTKLGPEEITRDIPNVGEDALKNLDERGIIRVGAEIQDGDILVGKVTPKGVTELTAEERLLHAIFGEKAREVRDTSLRVPHGGSGIVVDVKVFTRDNGDELPPGVNQLVRVYIAQKRKISVGDKMAGRHGNKGVIARIMPEEDMPFLPDGSPVEIVLNPLGVPSRMNIGQVLETHLGMAAKMLGIHVATPVFDGARQDDVFNTLEEAGLDRDGKTILFDGRTGEPFDRRVTVGCVYMLKLAHLVDDKIHARSTGPYSLVTQQPLGGKAQFGGQRFGEMEVWALEAYGAAYTLQEILTVKSDDVVGRVKTYEAIVKGENVPEPGVPESFKVLIKELQSLGMDVKILSEDEQEIEMREMEEEEEGSGEKLNLVLEGGNLEEE; from the coding sequence TTGGCAGGTAAACTGATTCAAAGCGGCCGACACCGCCAGCGTCGCACGTATTCTCGGATTAACGAGGTGCTGGATCTTCCTAATCTGATTGAGATTCAGCAGAAGTCTTACCAGTGGTTTTTGGATGAGGGGCTGCGGGAGATGTTTCAGGACATTTCGCCGATCCAGGACTTCACCGGAAACCTGGTTCTGGAATTCATCGACTACAGTCTCGGTGAACCCAAGTACGATGTAGACGAGTCCAAGGAACGAGACGTTACATATGCCGCTCCTCTGCGCGTAAAAGTACGTCTTCTGAACAAAGAGACCGGTGAGGTAAAAGAGCAGGAAGTATTCATGGGAGACTTCCCGCTGATGACGGATACCGGTACGTTTATCATCAACGGAGCCGAGCGCGTTATCGTCAGTCAGCTCGTTCGTTCCCCTAGTGTTTACTATAACACGAAAGTAGATAAAAATGGCAAACAGACCTTTACTGCGACCGTGATCCCCAATCGCGGCGCCTGGTTGGAGCTGGAGACGGACGCCAAGGATATCATTTACGTGCGGATCGACCGTACCCGTAAAATCCCGGTGACCGTACTTTTGCGTGCACTTGGCTTCAGTTCCGACGTAGAGATTCTCAACCTGCTCGGAGAAGATGAATACATCAAAAACACCTTGGAAAAAGACAACACCGATTCGACGGAAAAGGCGTTGATCGAGATTTACGAACGCCTCCGCCCAGGTGAACCGCCGACGACGGAAAACGCGAAGAGCTTGCTCGTCTCTCGCTTCTTCGATCCGAAGCGCTACGACCTTGCTTCCGTCGGACGTTACAAAATGAACAAAAAGCTTCATATAAAGAACCGACTGTACAATCAGCGTTTGGCAGAATCGTTGATCGATCCGGCCACCGGCGAGATTATCGCGGAAGCAGGTCAGATCATCGACCGCCGTCTGCTTGATCGGATTTTGCCGCTGCTCGAAGAGAGAGTGGGCTATCTCGAAGTACGCACGCATGGCGGCGTGCTGGAGGAAGAGACGATTCGCTTGCAGTCGATCGATATTTTCTCTCCTGTCGAAGATGGCAAGGTTATCAAGGTTATCGGCAACGGCAATGTCGAAAAATCGGTGAAACATATCACCCCTGCTGATATTGTTGCTTCTATCAACTACTTCATTAACCTGTTGCATCATATCGGCAACACGGATGACATTGATCATCTGGGAAATCGTCGCCTCCGTTCCGTAGGAGAACTGCTGCAGAACCAATTCCGCATTGGTTTGTCCCGCATGGAACGCGTCGTTCGCGAGCGGATGTCGATCCAGGATCAGAATCAGATCACGCCGCAGGCCCTGATCAACATCCGTCCGGTGATTGCGGCGATCAAAGAGTTCTTCGGCAGTTCACAATTGTCCCAGTTCATGGATCAGACTAATCCGCTGGCTGAGTTGACGCACAAGCGACGCCTGTCGGCACTCGGGCCTGGTGGTTTGACCCGGGAGCGTGCCGGCTTCGAAGTGCGTGACGTGCACCACTCTCACTATGGGCGGATGTGTCCGATCGAGACGCCAGAGGGTCCTAATATCGGTCTGATCAACTCGCTGTCTTCTTATGCGCGGATCAACGATTACGGATTTATCGAGACCCCGCGCCGCAAAGTTGACCCAGAGACAGGGAAGGTCTTGGACGAGATCGTCTACCTCACGGCGGATGAAGAAGATGTTTTCAATGTGGCGCAGGCTAATCAGCCGCTTACTGATGACGGGCATTTTGTCAACGAGCAGGTGATCTGTCGCCGTCGGGGCGAAATCCTGACCGTGCCGCGTGACAAGGTTGACTTTATGGACGTGTCACCCAAGCAGGTTGTTTCGGTTGCGACCGCATTGATTCCGTTCCTGGAAAACGATGACGCCAACCGCGCCCTGATGGGTTCCAACATGCAGCGGCAAGCCGTTCCGCTATTGGTGCCACAGGCACCGTTTGTCGGTACCGGTATGGAGCATAAGGCAGCAAAGGATTCCGGTGTTGCTATTGTGGCCAAGTGGCCGGGACAGGTTGAGCGGGTTACGGCTCGCGATATCTGGATCCGCAGGTATAAAGAGATTGACGGCAAAAAGGTAGCTGGTGATCTCGACAAGTACAGAATGCAGAAGTTCATTCGCTCCAATCAAGGAACCTGCGTTAACCAGCGGCCAATCGTTCAGACGGGTGATTGGATAGAGGCGGGCGACATTATCGCTGACGGTCCCTCGACGGAAAAGGGAGAACTGGCACTCGGCCGGAACGTCATCGTCGCCTTTATGACTTGGGAAGGGTACAACTACGAGGACGCCATCCTGCTGAGCGAAAAACTAGTGAAGGATGACGTGTACACCTCCATTCACATCGAGGAGTACGAGTCGGAAGCCCGTGACACCAAGCTTGGACCGGAAGAGATTACGCGTGACATTCCGAACGTCGGGGAGGATGCACTGAAAAATCTCGACGAGCGAGGCATTATCCGCGTCGGAGCAGAGATTCAGGATGGCGACATTCTGGTAGGGAAAGTAACACCTAAAGGAGTTACTGAATTGACCGCAGAAGAGCGCCTGCTGCATGCGATCTTCGGAGAGAAGGCGCGTGAAGTGCGCGATACTTCGCTGCGTGTACCGCACGGCGGATCAGGCATTGTCGTCGATGTCAAAGTGTTTACGCGCGACAACGGCGATGAACTGCCACCTGGAGTAAACCAGCTTGTCCGCGTCTACATCGCCCAGAAGCGCAAGATTTCGGTCGGCGACAAGATGGCTGGACGACACGGGAACAAAGGGGTTATCGCCCGGATTATGCCGGAAGAGGATATGCCGTTCTTGCCCGACGGTTCTCCGGTTGAGATCGTACTGAACCCGCTCGGTGTTCCGTCCCGGATGAACATCGGTCAGGTGCTCGAAACCCATCTCGGGATGGCTGCCAAGATGCTCGGCATCCACGTAGCCACACCGGTCTTCGACGGCGCTCGTCAAGACGATGTGTTCAACACATTGGAAGAAGCCGGTTTGGACCGTGACGGAAAAACGATTCTGTTTGATGGCCGTACGGGTGAGCCGTTTGACCGTCGTGTGACAGTGGGCTGTGTATACATGCTCAAGCTGGCTCACCTTGTCGACGACAAAATCCACGCTCGCTCCACAGGGCCATACTCCCTCGTTACGCAGCAGCCGTTGGGCGGGAAAGCCCAGTTTGGCGGTCAGCGCTTCGGCGAGATGGAGGTATGGGCACTGGAAGCTTACGGTGCTGCCTATACCCTGCAAGAGATTCTGACTGTCAAATCGGATGACGTCGTCGGTCGCGTCAAAACCTACGAGGCAATCGTCAAGGGAGAAAACGTACCGGAGCCTGGCGTTCCTGAATCATTTAAGGTTTTGATCAAGGAACTGCAAAGCCTGGGTATGGATGTCAAGATTCTCTCTGAAGACGAACAAGAGATCGAGATGCGCGAGATGGAAGAAGAGGAAGAAGGATCTGGCGAGAAACTGAATCTCGTCCTAGAAGGCGGCAACTTGGAAGAAGAGTAG